The Mustelus asterias unplaced genomic scaffold, sMusAst1.hap1.1 HAP1_SCAFFOLD_4701, whole genome shotgun sequence region ctctctccccatagccctgtatcaatccccaaactaatcccactgccccgctctctccccatagccctgtatcaatccccaaactaatcccactgccccactacctccccatagccctgtatcaatccccaaactaatcccactgccccgctctctccccataccctgtatcaatccccaaactaatcccactgccccgctccctccccatagccctgtatcaatccccaaactaatcccactgccccgctccctccccatagccctgtatcaatccccaaactaatcccactgccccgctccctccccatagccctgtatcaatccccaaactaatcccactgccccgctccctccccatagccctgtatcaatccccaaactaatcccactgccccgctctctccccatagccctgtatcaatccccaaactaatcccactgccccgctctctccccatagccctgtatcaatccccaaactaatcccactgcccgactctctccccatagccctgtatcaatccccaaactaatcccactgtcccgctccctccccataccctgtatcaatctcaaactaatcccactgccccgcgctctccccatagccctgtatcaatccccaaactaatcccactgccccactctctccccatagccctgtatcaatccccaaactaatcccactgtcccgctccctccccatagccctgtatcaatccccaaactaatcccactgccccactctctccccatagcccagtatcaatctcaaactaatgatagattccctgcagtgTCAAGGGAGACCATTGAGcacctcgagtctgcaccaagtctctgacagagtatcttacccaggccctctcccctgctctatccccgtaaccccacacacttagaaTGGTTAATCCATCAAATCTATACATGGAGTCATAGATTTAGAATCTTCCAGTGCAGCaacggcccttcagcccattgggtccgcACCAACAATCATTAGGCCTaaagtcgcgctaatcccatttcccagcacttatcccatatccctgaatgttacgatattttgagtgttcatccaaatactttttaaaggttggacGGTTTCCCGTCTCCACTACTTTCCCAGCAGTACATTTGCAGATTCCCAATTCCCTCCGAGTGAAAAATATCCCAAATCCCCtccgaatctcctgcccctcaccctaaatctgtgccccctcgtgactgacccctcaaccaaggggaataactgcttcctactcaccctgtccatacccctcatcatctgatacacctcaatcatgtcccccccctcagccttctctgctctggaggaaacaatccaagcctatccagtctgtccttatagctcaaatgctccgtctcaggcagcatcctggcgaatctcctctgtaccccctccagtgcaatcacatccttcctgtagcgaggtgaccaaaactgcacccagtcctccagctgtggcctaaccaacattctgtacaactccaacatgacctcttgctcttgtactctgtgccatgactgataaaagcagtgtcccatctgccttcttaactattctagtcacctgctctgccgccttcagggatctgtgaacagttaccccaagatccatcagttcctctgagcttcccagtgtcccgcctttcattaaatactcccttgtcttgttacttcttccaaagtccaTCACTTCgcgcttatcagggttaaacaccaTTTGCCACTGCTCCGCCTATATGACCAACCCATCTTGCTGTAACCTGCGGCCACCTTCTTCACCATTATCCACTCTACCAATCTTGGCgtgatctgcaaacttgcttatcattccctCCACATTCTCATCGGTATCATTTATGTGTATAACAAGAGGgaacccagcactgaaccttgtggtacaccactggacaccggcctccagtcaccCGAACAGCCTTCTACCGCCACTCTGTGTTGTATTAATGAGCCAGTTTCGGATCCACCTCACCAAGGTGTCCCTCAATTCCAcgtgctttaaccttctcaatcagtctcccatgtgggaccttgtcaagatccagataaactacatcaactgcacttccctcatccacactcgATCACATTTTCAGaaaattctaacaaatttgttaggtgtgacctccctctgacaaagccatgctgactctccccgattaacccatgcctttccaaatgGAGATTCATTCTCTCATTCGGagctttctccagtagtttccccaccactgacgtgagactcactggtctgtagttccctggttcatctctatcacccttcttgaaaagtggaaccacattagctggtctccagtcctctgtcacttttccgtggccagagaggaattaaaaactgATGTTAGATCCCCTGCAATTTCTtgacagcagcctgggatgcattcatctttggacactaaggggcaatttaaatccacttaacccgcacatctttgggctgtggggagcacccggaagaaacccacgcagacacggggagaacgtgcaaactccacacagacagtgaactaagctgggaattgaacccggatccctggcgcgtgatgcagcagtcctaaccaccgtgccatgccTGTATCAATATCCAAATgaatcccagtctctccccatacccctgcatccTGCTTTAAGTTTAGattcttatctctgtaacctcctaaagGTCCTGCAGCCCTCcccatctgtaacctcctccagcccctgcaatcctccctatctctgtaacctcctccagcccctgcaaccctccctatctctgtaacctcctccaaacccgacaaccttccctatctctgtaacctcctccagcccctgcaaccctccctatctctgtaacctcctccaaacccgacaaccttccctatctctgtaacctcctccaaacccgacaaccttccctatctctaaaACCACGTTCAGcctctccaaccctccctatctctgtaacctcctccagcccctacaaccctccctatctctgtaacctcctccagcccctacaaccctccctatctctgcaacctccaccagacccgacaaccctccctatctctgtaacctccactagacccgacaaccctccctatctctgtaaccacctccagcccctacaaccctccctatctctgtaacctccttcagtctCGACACcggccccatctctgtaacctcctccatccctccaagatctctgcgctcctcctatTCAGGCCCCTCGAAGTGTCTGGTGATGTTTTAGCAACATTAATGGCCCAGCGGAATAGCAGTGTGGAGCGTCAGGTCGAGTACCGGCTCACCGTCGTGTGGCACTGACGAGGGTGATCCTCGGGAGTTGGATCCTGGCTGCCCGAAGTCGAGTGTGGCGTAAGCGGGCACCATGCCGGAGCCGTGAGCCTCCTGGGCCTTCGGCGAGGGGTCAGCATGAGCGTAGCGTGTCTGCGTGGTGGCGGCGGCGGGCCGGGGGACCTCTTTGACTATCACCGTGCTGTAGAGCGAGGTCTCGCGGTTGGGCATTGCCCCCTGTGCCAGGTTCTCGTAGTTGCAGCCTGCCGACGCctgggaggggtgtgcggggggctTCTGCCCGGCTCCCACCCCCGACTTCGGTCGTGCGACCACCGCATACGTGTCACAGGCTGCGCCCTCTTTTGGCATCGGCTCCGTGGTGTGAGGCCTCGGGCCTAGTGCTGGCGCCACGTGGGTGCTACCATGGCAACCGGCCCAGATCCAACAGGCAGGGGGAGAAAACATCAAATGATTAATTAAATACATACGGCAGCAATCACTTAATAACTTAATTACCCACCACGTGATCCCGGTTCCTGAACACGGTGCAGGTACATCTCAAACTACCTTGCagcgtgagatacagagtaaagctcgctctacactgtccccaccaaacactcccaggacaggtatagcacggggttagatacagagtaaagctccctctacactgtccccatcaaacactcccaggacaggtacagcacggggttagatacagagtaaagctccctctacactgtcccccatcaaacactcccaggacaggtacagcacggggttagatacagagtaaagctccctctacactgtccccatcaaacactcccaggacaggtacagcacggggttagatacagagtaaagctccctctacactgacaccATCAAAGTCTCTCAATCTCCCTGCCTCATTGATCCTGAGCTGGTCGGCTTACCTGGGAGGTTTCGGAGACGGAGCAGGTTTCAGCAGAGGTGTTTGCCTGACGCTTGGCCCCAGCGAGGGCCTCAGATCCTGTGGGCAGATCAGAGATATGGTGGGTGATTGCGGTGgtgatttgggggtgggggggtgcgggctggCTGGCTGCCACTGCCACAGGCAAGAGCAGTGGGTCAGTGGATTGAGGCAGGGGAGACGGCGATGGAGAGAGCACAGTAACCGCCTTCACCTCCCGAGGAAGTCGCAGCACGACGTGGAAAGTCTCGCTTCCTCTTCACTCTCCGcaaaggaaacgagggagtgccaCCTCACTCATGACAGTCACTGACAAGATG contains the following coding sequences:
- the LOC144491197 gene encoding tyrosine-protein phosphatase non-receptor type 18-like, with the translated sequence MMKLVHRRQGKLRVPICVHCSAGCGRTGVICTVDYVRSLLKRKLIGGGFSILEMVREMRRQRPAAVQTKDQYEFIYRIVAQMFRKVLENSKPDYENWSKDLRPSLGPSVRQTPLLKPAPSPKPPSTHVAPALGPRPHTTEPMPKEGAACDTYAVVARPKSGVGAGQKPPAHPSQASAGCNYENLAQGAMPNRETSLYSTVIVKEVPRPAAATTQTRYAHADPSPKAQEAHGSGMVPAYATLDFGQPGSNSRGSPSSVPHDAVDTESWAPSLPVRTADSYIVQNA